ACGACGAGTATGTCGATGTATGCTGTGAGAATGAGTGTTTCCATGACGAGTATGTCGTAGTATGCTGTGAGAATGAGTGTTTTCACGACGAGTATGTCGTAGTATACCATGAGAATGAGTGTTTTCACGATGAGTATGTTGTAGTATGCTGTGAGAATGAGTGTTTTCACGATGAGTATGTCATAGTATTCTGTGAGAATGAGTGTTTCCACGACAAGTATGTCGTAGTATACTATGAGAATGAGTGTTTTCACAACAAGTATGTCGTAGTATGCTGTGAGGATAAGTGTTTTCACGATGAGTATGTCGTAGTATTTTGTGAGAATGAGTGTTTCCACGACGAGTATGTCATAGTATACCATGAGAATGAGTGTTTTCACGACAAGTATGTCGTAGAATGCCATGAGAATGAGTGTTTTCACGACGAGCATGTCGTAGTATGCCGTGAGAATGAGTGTTTTCACGATGAGTTTGTCGTAGTATGCTGTGAGAATGAGTGTTTTCACGATGAGTATGTTGTAGTATGCCGTGAGAATGAGAGTTTTCACGATGAGTATGTCGTAGTATTTTGTGAAAATGAGTGTTTCCACGACGAGTATGTCATAGTATACCATGAGAATGAGTGTTTTCACGACAAGTATGTCGTAGTATGCCATGAGAATAAGTGTTTTCACGACGAGTATGTCGTAGTATTCTTTGAGAATGAGTGTTTTCACGACATGTCGTAGAATGCCATGAGAATGAGTGTTTTCACGACGAGTATGTTGTAGTATGCTGTGAGAATGAGTGTTTTCACGACGAGTATGTCGTAGTATGCCATGAGAATGAGTGTTTTCACGACGAGTATGCCATGAGAATAAGTGTTTTCATGACGAGTATGTCATAGTATGCTGTGAGAATGATTGTTTTCACGACGAGTATGTCGTAGTATGCTATGAGAATGAGTGTTTTCACAACGAGTATGTCGTAGTATGCTGTAAGAATGAGTGTGTTCACGAAGAGTATGCCCCGAGAATGAGGGTTTTCACGACGAGCATGTCGTAGTATGCCGTGAGAATGAGTGTTTTCACGATGAGTTTGTCGTAGTATGCTGTGAGAATGAGTGTTTTCACGATGAGTATGTTGTAGTATGCCGTGAGAATGAGAGTTTTCACGTTGAGTATGTTGTAGTATGCCGTGAGAATGAGAGTTTTCACGTTGAGTATGTCGTAGTATGCTGTGAGAATGAATGTTTTCACGACGAGCATGTCGTAGTATGCCGTGAGAATGAGTGTTTTCACGACAAGTGTGTCGTAGAATGCCATAAGAATTAGTGTTTTCAAGACGAGTATGTCGTAGTATGCTGTGAGAATGAGTGTTTTCATGAAGAGTATGTCGTAGTACGAGTGTTTTCATGACGAGTATGTTGTAGTATTCTGTGAGAATGAGTGTTTTCACGACGAGTATGTCGTAGTATGCCATGAGAATGAGTGTTTTCACGATGAGTATGTTGTAGTATGCCGTGAGTGAATGTGTTCACGAAGAGTATGCCCCAAGAATGAGTGTTTTCACGATGAGTATGTCGTATTATGCCGTGAGAATGTGTGTTCACGACGAATATGCTGTGAGGATGAGTGTTTTCATGAAGAGTATGTCGTAGTACGAGTGTTTTCATGACGAGTATGAGTGAGAATGAGTGTTTTCACGATGAGTATGTCGTAGTATGCCGTGAGAAATGAGTGTTTTCACGACGAGTATTTCGTAGTATGAGTGTTTTCACGACGAGTATGCCATGAGAATGAGTGTTTTCACAACGAGTATGTCGTAGTATGAGTGTTTTCACGACGAGTATGAGTGAGAACGAGTGTTTTTACGACGAGAGTGCCTTTTTCAGTAAACTATCTTTTCAGGTTTTCACTCTAATATTGTCTAGAAAAAAAGTTTAACTACTTTCAAGATATATTCTCGCTTCTGTTCTTCTTCTCATATGATCCATCACAATCACTATACCTACCATTTGGAGTCACAGACCATGAAATTAGATCAGTCAAATAAGATCTTGTAGGACGTTTAGTAATACAATCCATGAcattttttctacttttattccaATGAAGCTGCTTGTTACAAATGTTTTCTGAGTGGTCCCTCAGTCAAATGTTTTCTGAGTGGTCCCTCAGTCATCCGTGAGGGACCACTCAGAAAACATTTGTAATAAGCAGCAGATGATGGGTCAAGGAATGTATGTACCCGAAAGCTTCATtggaataaaagtagaaaaaaaaatatcatagatcAGTCATTACTATTTCAGATTGGTCATTCTTAGTATACTTCAAAATTAGTGGACTTACATAAATTCTCTGATGCTCTTTTGTTCCATTCAGGATGTATATTTAGCAGGAGACCTTACGTTTTATTTAAAACATTCTCTCATACATTCCCGCAATGTGAATTTCTTTTATGTCCATACGTATCATTCACATTCTTACACATTCCATTTGCACCATTCCCAGGAAACATGGTACATATTAATACATCGACCCACGACAAAGTACAAATCCCTCAGTCAATATTTGCTTTGTCTTAACTTATAATCATCTTTAGAGACTGATGCTCCTTATAATTGCCTTCAGAGATTGAAAGTCCAGTCTCAATAAATTCTTTGAACTCTCATATCATTTAGATATAAATAATCCATTATTTTTTTATAGCTCTGACAGTAATAATCTTCCATCTTCATTCTTTCCTATCCTTGTCACGTATACAAGCTACACACACCCGTGTCCTTCAAGCAGCAATTAAAGTTTACAGATAAACCTCAAATATAATTCTACAcccgtctaaaaaaaaaaaaaaaaactaagctatTCATTTATCGCTTAAACGGTCAAaatcatatcttatatataaaacttttatattCATGTTTATTGTCAACTTCCCTTGTTGCCAAGTTTCTAAGATATTCATTTATCGTTTAAACGGTCCAAatcatataaatctttcatattcttCATGCTTATTTTCAACTTCCCTTGTTGCAAAGTTGAAATGTCATTGTCAAAGAACCTTTGAACTTGCATTATATTAGAATATCAGTAAGTTTTAATTTTTGCACAAGTAGTTTCAGGTTGAGAACAGATAGGAGCCTGTGCTTGCATTTAGGCAAAAGTTTTGAATAAGtggaaattagaataaaaattgggTAGTTTTAGAAGCATTTTATGTAATGATAAATTTAGCTGCAAGAGTTCTTGATATACTGTACTCGTACATGTAAGGTAgcttgattatattgattatgttGAAGTTGCACACACATATTGTCCGGAGCTcttaaaactactactactttgtctgcatcttttcccacttttatgtggggtcgatgtttctggccagctttctcgacctacctctgtcccatacttcatcaccggttaatccctttgatcgaaggtcatccttgatacagtccatccaccttccctttggtctccctctttttttcttgttccctGTTCCATTAAAACGAATATCGTTTTTATGTAGGAGACTTACTGTTCTCTCTCATGTAATACTTGCACCATACCAGTTAACTCACAATATGCTACAATGAAATTGAATCACCATAGTCCTTTCACCGTTTCCATGTGTATAAAATCCAACCCTCTTTTCGACTAAACTAAAATGTATCGCCCAATTCTTCCTTTTCATTTCAATGTTGCAATCAAAACTTCTTGACAACACAGTCATATAGAACCAAATTTGTTTCTTTGTGCTACAAAAATCTCTTGAAAAGGTATACACATAGCTCTTAAATAATTAAACCTATTTGTTCTGTACTCATTCCAACTTCTCTCGTTACCTTTTCCCCTTATATCATACACAATTTCCCAAACTGCAGCAAGTCATTCACCTTACTCTGAAACATCATTGAACTACCACCTGCACATTCCTTAATCACCAGTTCTTTTAGTAAACCCAAAGGAATTATACTCATCAAATTAAGTCTGTTCTTTTAGCAGACATATTGATCTACACACTTGCAACCATCAGTCATATTAAATTGATACCAGACCACACGATCAAAATCACTAGTCTTCTATCGTCTTTGCAAACTTTAATTTTCTCATTCTTCACTGTCTGGCGAATCGTTCAAAAAATCTAACGTAACTAGTTCAATTTGAATCTTAGAATAATTCATTCTTGCGCAAGAACCAATAAGACTTGAACAATGTCTTGTTTAACTAAATTTACGTGATCCCTTGTGAAACATCCACTCATTAATCAATCATTTTTGTATTCAGAACTCTATATAGCCCATACTTTACTGTGCTAGGGAAGTTCCTTTCATGGAGGCATACCCTCCTAATTGTGTGTCACAAAACGATGTCCAAGATTTTCCACATTATGGAAATCGTTACCTACTGAATTTGTTAATGTTTCCGACTCTTAATTTCTTCTGTTCATTACCGATTAACATGCCATTAGCCTCTTGCTTTCAGTAATGTTATTCAATTTCAGTATTTGCTTATGTTATTTTTGAACCATAACATTCAtcagcatatgtgtatatatattacagacaaCTTGCAAGGTCCCATTTGTTCATTCCGCATATTTTTACCATTTAGGGGTTCCAAAATGTTTCATTCAatgaaaatatggaataattcCCGAGCGCTTTTAAGCTAGTCTATGGTCTGAGCCATGCACTTTTCATGCTAGGTGCAATAAGTTCATTGCGAGTCCGATTACAATAGCCGAGCTTATTTATAATCAGGGTAGGTCCTTGTGTGTGTATCTTCTACAGAGTATAGTTTTAAAGCTACATGTTTTCTCTCCAAACAAAATAACAGGGCAATGGAGGAGACGAGGAATGGAAACCACGACTATTGTTGGGTGAGGAGAGGTTAGAGATCCGGAGCCAAGCCATACCGCCGTATAAAGGGAAGGGGGTATGATGGCATTTTGTGACTATCTCCCAAAATCCAGAAAATATTGGAACTATTTGGCAACTCATCTACCATAAGCCAAACTTGGATGGACCACACATACGGgcccaacaacaagtgttggctttaataccccaagaagaaggaCACACACGGCAACTTTATTTACCAGGTTGCAAATGTGTAGTGTATATATTAcactaaattgaaaaataaaaatataaaattgtcaCGAATCTTTTACTTTTTTGTTTCCCTTAGTATTATACATATGGTAAATTGAGGACAGGAAAATAGGCATTGcatatggaaatttatttttaaacGCAATATACATCAGTATTGTAGTAGTTAATTTCAACGACAAACTAGACAAaatttccgcaaaaaaaaaaaaaaaaaaaaaaaaaaaaattaaactttgcatttcatatatattttgatgGGTCCAGAAATTATTTTTAGCAGCCCTGGATTACCggctaattattattttttcttcgggGTCCTGACGATGATGGTTCTCTTGCCTCCTCGCTCGAGTCTCCCTGGCAGTGATGGTCTTCTTGCCCTCCTCGCTAGTCTCTCCCTAACTTTTCACTGGTCTGCAGACAAAATCTGTAAAACATAAAGAGAACATACATTAATGTGGGACCCAACAGATTCTCAAAAAGAATAATGGGGGACCCAACAGATTCTCAAAAAGAATAATGGGGACCCAACAGATTCTCAAAAACATTAATGGGGACCCAACAGATTCTCAAAAACATTAATGGGGACCCAACAGATTCTCAAAAACATTAATGGGGACCCAACAGATTCTCAAAAACATTAATGGGGACCAAACAGATTCGCAAAAACATTAATGGGAGGCCCAACAGATTCGCAAAAACATTAATGGGAGACCCAACAGATTCACAAAAACATAAACAATGTTTAATAGAGGGAGTGTCCTAACAGTCATTTTCGCTTTAAATAAATATTTGACTAATATTTGATCAATGTCAATGAGAAGAAGATACGTAAGATACATTAGAGTGAAAGGGGGACAAGATTTTTGCATCACAAGCAATGACCATTAACAGAAGGAGACagcttaaaaggaaaatatttaaaaacatactGGACATTTCAAACAAATTATCATGTTTCTACAAGtaatagttaggcagatatgcgcagttaggcagatatgctgcagttaggcagatatgcgagaaatatttagcaaaaggtaaggaggtgtatgttgcgtttatggatctggagaaagcatatgatagagttgatagggaagcaatgtgggatgtgatgaggttatatggagttggtggaaggttgttgcaagcagtgaaaagtttatacaaaggtagtaaagcatgtgttagaataggaaatgaagtgagtgattggtttccggtgagagtggggctgagacagggatgtgtgatgtcgccgtggttgtttaacttgtatgttgatgggagtggtgagagaggtgaatgctcgagtgcttggacgaggattaaaactggtaggcgagaatgacccatgaatgggaggtaaatcagttgttgtttgcggatgatactgtactggtagcagacacagaagagaagcttgaccgactagtgacagaatttggaagggtgtgtgagagaaggaagttgagagttaatgtgggtaagagtaaggttatgagatgtacgagaaggggaaggtggtgcaaggttgaatgtcatgttgaatgggagagttacttgaggaggtggagtcagtttaagtacttggggtctattgttgcagcaaatggtggagtggaagcagatgtacgtcagagagtgaatgaaggttgcaaagtgttgggggcagttaagggagtagtaaaaaatagagggttgggcatgaatgtaaagagagttctatatgagaaagtgattgtaccaactgtgatgtatgatcggaagtcgtggggaatgaaagtgatggagagacagaaattgaatgtgtttgagatgaagtgtctgaggagtatggctggtgtatctcgagtagatagggttaggaacgaagtgggtgagggagagaacgggtgtaagaaatgagttagcgctagagtggatatgaatgtgttgaggtggtttggccatgttgagagaatggaaaatggttgtctgctaaagaaggtgatgaatgcaagagttgatgggagaagtacaagaggaagggccaAAGTTTgggggtggatggatggtgtgaagaaagctctgggtgataggaggatagatgtgagagaggcaagagagcgtgctagaaataggaatgaatggcgagcgattgtgacgcagttcccagtaggccctgctgcttcctccggggccttagatgaccgcggagggtagcagcagtaggggagtcagcattatgaagcttcaatctgtggtggaaatgtgggaggttgggctgtggcaccctagcagtaccagctgaactcggttgagtccctgattaggctgaaggaacatagagagtagagggtccccctttttgttttgtttcattgttggtgtcggctaccccccaaaattgggggaagtgccttggtatatagatagatagacaagtaatagtaataaaaaaaatagcattaaagaCAAATCACATGACTCACTTTAACGTTTAAAtccttttaaatatatttaataatacatTTCACGTTTATTCAAATGCTTTTTCCCTTCGTTAAATTACgacaaaaaactaaaaacaaaaaaaaatttaccttcgTTAAATTACgacaaaaaactaaaaacaaaaaaaatttaaagagaaaaaagagaatgaTATATAGTAACGGAagagaaacattatatataaacgAAACATTTATGTACGAAGAaaggttaaggagagagagagagagagagagagagagagagagagagagagagaatgtgcatgaCCACGTTTAAGAGAGAATGTGCATGACCacgtttaagagagagagaatgtgcatgaCCACGTTTTAAAATTGTATAAGATAAAACTGAcattttttataattctctctATAAATGTTTGTTAATTATTATTCGATGGGTAATTGAATGGATCCCTAAAATTTAGTGTTCGCTATCATCAACACTGACAGAGACATAGAAAAAGAGACATAGAAAAAGAGGACATAGAAAAAGAGACATAGAAAAAGATGCCAA
The Palaemon carinicauda isolate YSFRI2023 unplaced genomic scaffold, ASM3689809v2 scaffold843, whole genome shotgun sequence DNA segment above includes these coding regions:
- the LOC137637555 gene encoding NADH-ubiquinone oxidoreductase chain 5-like, which translates into the protein MAYYDILVVKTLILMVYYDILVVETLIFTKYYDILIVKTLILTAYYNILIVKTLILTAYYDKLIVKTLILTAYYDMLVVKTLILMAFYDILVVKTLILMVYYDILVVETLILTKYYDILIVKTLILTAYYDILVVKTLILIVYYDILVVETLILTEYYDILIVKTLILTAYYNILIVKTLILMVYYDILVVKTLILTAYYDILVMETLILTAYIDILVVKTLILTTYYDIFVVKTLILTAYYDILIVKTLILMAY